Proteins encoded in a region of the Streptococcus sanguinis genome:
- a CDS encoding metal ABC transporter ATP-binding protein, with protein sequence MITIKDLTVSYQDTLALEPLSLTIKEPTITGIIGPNGAGKSTLLKGMLGIIDHQGQTLLDQKPLQNSLQRVAYVEQKINIDYHFPIKVKECVSLGLYPQLKLFQGLKSSHWNKVAEALKIVGLEDLAERQISQLSGGQFQRVLIARCLVQEADCIFLDEPFVGIDSVSEEIIMSTLRSLKAAGKIILIVHHDLSKVVDYFDQVILLNRKLIAFGPTETSFTKDNMKKTYGSQLFMNGGV encoded by the coding sequence ATGATTACGATTAAAGATTTGACTGTCAGCTATCAGGATACGCTGGCTCTTGAGCCCCTTTCATTAACCATTAAGGAGCCAACTATTACTGGGATTATCGGTCCTAACGGAGCCGGAAAATCTACCCTGCTCAAGGGCATGCTAGGGATTATCGACCACCAAGGTCAGACTCTGCTGGATCAAAAGCCCTTGCAAAATTCTCTCCAGCGGGTTGCCTATGTAGAGCAAAAGATAAATATTGATTATCATTTTCCTATCAAAGTCAAAGAGTGTGTCTCTTTGGGACTTTACCCTCAGCTCAAGCTCTTTCAGGGGCTAAAGAGTTCCCATTGGAACAAGGTGGCTGAGGCATTGAAAATTGTCGGTTTAGAAGACTTGGCTGAGCGCCAGATTAGCCAGCTATCCGGCGGCCAATTCCAGCGGGTCTTGATTGCTCGTTGCTTGGTTCAAGAGGCGGATTGTATCTTTTTGGACGAGCCCTTCGTCGGGATTGACTCTGTCAGCGAAGAGATTATCATGTCTACCCTGCGCAGTCTCAAAGCCGCAGGCAAGATTATCCTGATTGTCCATCATGACTTGAGCAAGGTTGTCGATTATTTCGACCAAGTTATCCTGCTCAATCGTAAGCTGATTGCCTTCGGACCTACCGAGACTAGC